A window of Clostridiaceae bacterium genomic DNA:
GACAAACAAGAACGAATGGAAAGTATTTTGAATTATATACATAATACTTTTCCTCAGCTTAAGGAGGAAATAAAGTGGAATCAGCCAATGTTCACAGACCATGGAACTTTCATATTAGCTTTCAGCATGGCAAAGGAGCATATTGCCGTAGCACCTGAAGAAAAAGCCATTAAAATATTTGAAAAGGAAATTGAGGAAGCTGGTTATTCTCACACAAAAGGGTTGTTCAGGATCAAATGGAAAGATAAAGTGGATTATGATTTGTTGAAAAAAATTGTAACCTATAACATAGAAGACAAAAAAGATATGGTAAGATTTTGGAGATAAAGGTTGCAGGGTAATATGGCAGATTATTAAAGATAAATCCTGCCAAATGCTTGGGACTTATGGAGGTGGTGTATGATGTTATTTATAGAATATCCCAGGTGCTCAACATGCAGGAAAGCTAAGAAATGGTTGGATGAACATGGACTTGAGTATACAGACCGTCATATCGTGGAGGATAATCCAACATATGATGAATTAAAGAAATGGCATAAAAAAAGTGGATTACCATTAAACAGATTTTTTAATACAAGCGGTACAGTGTATAAGGAAATGAAGTTGAAAGATAAGCTTCCTGGTATGAGTGATGAAGAACAACTTAAGCTTCTTGCGTCTAACGGTATGCTGGTTAAACGTCCCTTGATAATAAAGGATGAAACGATACTGGTTGGTTTCAATGAAGCTGAGTGGCTGAAAAAATTAACTGATAAAGAGTAATACGTTATGAAATATGTTTTGCATCAGGATTAAATAGATATCTTATTGCATTTTTACTCCATATATGGAGTATCATGTTTTTTAGAATTATTGGATACATTTCTTATATTACATTATACTATGCCATTATTATGACAAATCTATCTTGTTAGCGTAAAAATTAACGTAACAATAGACAAAAATTACGTTAAAATACAAAAATATTTATTGACTATAGTAGCATTGTTATATATAATTTATTTGTAAATTACTTAAATCAAGGACGGGTCATATGAAAAGAGTAACAATGCAGGATATAGCTGATGAAATCGGTGTATCTATTGGTACTGTTGACAGGGCAATTCATAACAGACCAGGAATAAGTCCTGCTACCAGAGAAAAAATCCTAAAATGCATTGAGGAAAAGGGATATAGATCAAGTTTTTTTGGAGGCAGCACTATAACTTCGAGAACAAGTATCTATAAAATAGGAGTTATTATTCAGAATATACCTTCCTTTTTCTGGGGTGCTGTCAAAAAAGGAATAATGGTTGCTGCAAGGGATTTTTCACATTATGGAATAGAGATAGTGTTAAAAGAACTTGATGTCCGTGTAATGAGGGAAAGCTCCAAGCTGGTTGAGAAAATGGATGAATTGGTTAAGGAAAACGTAAATGCAATTATCGTGGTTCCTTCCAACAATGAGGCGGTAAAAAATAAAATCAATGAGTTGGTTGACAAAGGAATAGTTATAGTTACGTTAAATGATGATGTAAACGGCACAAAAAGATTATTTTATGTTGGTCCTCATATTGGCCAGGATGGAAGACTGGCTGGAGAATTAATGGGGCTTTATCTGAAAGGAAAAGGCAACGTCCTTATTATAAATAATGATATCGAATCATGGGAGTATTCTGAAAGAATAAGAGGTTTCTCTGATATTTTAAAGGAAAAGTATCCTGAAGTTACTATTCTGGCTCAATATACATACAATTATAGAAATTTAGTATCGGGAAATGATGTCTTTTTATTAAAGATACTAGAAGAAGCTGAAAATATTAATGGCATATATGATCTTAACAGTATCACATTCCATCAGGTCG
This region includes:
- a CDS encoding arsenate reductase family protein, which codes for MLFIEYPRCSTCRKAKKWLDEHGLEYTDRHIVEDNPTYDELKKWHKKSGLPLNRFFNTSGTVYKEMKLKDKLPGMSDEEQLKLLASNGMLVKRPLIIKDETILVGFNEAEWLKKLTDKE
- a CDS encoding substrate-binding domain-containing protein; translation: MKRVTMQDIADEIGVSIGTVDRAIHNRPGISPATREKILKCIEEKGYRSSFFGGSTITSRTSIYKIGVIIQNIPSFFWGAVKKGIMVAARDFSHYGIEIVLKELDVRVMRESSKLVEKMDELVKENVNAIIVVPSNNEAVKNKINELVDKGIVIVTLNDDVNGTKRLFYVGPHIGQDGRLAGELMGLYLKGKGNVLIINNDIESWEYSERIRGFSDILKEKYPEVTILAQYTYNYRNLVSGNDVFLLKILEEAENINGIYDLNSITFHQVGHLIKKNEKLKNTVLIGHEIWGEVRELMKEGYIKACISQDPFSQGYFAVRQLCRYVFEGKTPEYERMYTKLEIIMKENLEGEDSIAKLSLDY
- a CDS encoding iron chaperone codes for the protein MSDFKKYINSISDPDKQERMESILNYIHNTFPQLKEEIKWNQPMFTDHGTFILAFSMAKEHIAVAPEEKAIKIFEKEIEEAGYSHTKGLFRIKWKDKVDYDLLKKIVTYNIEDKKDMVRFWR